The Pseudomonas sp. FP198 genomic interval GCAAGCCGCCAGTCTCCCGCTGGACGCTCCCGTGGTGCATGTCTATGGCACCGGGCTGGGCGATCTGCAGAACCGCTTGCTGGGGCGAGCAGGGCTCGAAAGGTTGTGCGTGCATATTCTCAACGGTTCGGTGTTTGCCCTGGTGTTGCAGGTGCTGGATCAATCACCGTGGCTGTGCGACCCGAGAGTGGTATTGCTTCATGCCGGTGACTTGGCGGAAATCCAGTTGCCATTTTTTGCACTGCCCGCCGAGCTGGTGCTGGCCGACGATTACAATGCCAAGATTCGTGATCGATTGATCAGTGAGATCCATCTGGCTTTCACTAATCGTGAGTTCGATCCACAGTCCCCTGAGATTGTTGAACGCCTGCAATCGACCTTCAGTCTCGCGAGCGAGGATCGGGATGTCGTCGAGCTGTTCGGCGCATTCAAGGGCCGTAAGGCGCTTGTCGTGGCCACCGGCCCCAGCCTTGAGCAGCATTTCGAAAGACTGCGCCACCTTAGCGAGCAAGCCGAGCGACCATTGTTGATTTGTGTCGATACGGCATACCGGCCGTTGATCAGTCACGGCATTCGTCCCGACATCGTGGTCAGCATCGACCAGCGTATCTCGGCGCGTCATCTTCCCTCTGAAAACACTGACGGCATCGCGCTGGTCTATCTGCCGATGGCCGACCCATTGGTGATTGAGGCGTGGCAAGGGCCTCGCTACGTCGCTTACTCCTCCAGCCCGGTCTATCGCCAGATGCGTGAGCAACTGCACCGGGCCGAACTCCATGTAGGCGGAAGCGTGATTCATCCGGCGGTCGACTTGGCGGTGCAAATGGGCGCTGCGCACATCACGCTTTTTGGTGCTGATTTTGCCTTTCCCAATGACAAGACCCATGCAGGATGGGGCGATGGCGACTTGGGGCCGCAGTTAAAGGCGTCCAGGCACTGGGTGCTTGATGGGCATGGCCAACGAGTCAAGACCCAGCTCAACTTCCGCAGCTACCTCTGTGAGCTGGAGCGTTTTATCGCCAGGCATCCCCAGGTGCGGTTCTATAACAGCAGTCGAGACGGAGCGTTGATTGTGGGCACCGATTTTGATCCGGAATATGTGCAATGACCGAGCTTCAAGTAGTGATCGATGATGCCCGTGAGTGCGCGCGTCTGTTTCGCCTTGGACGAGATGTCGAGGCGGGGCTGGCGATGGTCGCGCTGATCGAATCGGTGCAGCCTTTAGTCGAATTGATGCCAGGCGACGTCCCTGCGTCGTGGAACAGGCTGCTTGCCTTGATGCTGGTTGATCAGCAGGCGCAGAACTGGATTTCGTTGGCCGATTATCTTGAGTATGAATGGGCCCAACTGTTGACCGCCGGTCGGCCGAAATAACCTCTTTCGCGCCACTCAACACTGTCCTCCGCCTTCGGCTCCGTCACCGGCGTTTCCCTGACGTCATTTTTCCACCCTCCAGCCGCAGCCAAGTCCTTGATTTATGAGGGGTGGCACCCTGATGGCAAAATTTTTGAAAATTCTGCTAAAGCAAGTTCCAATTACGACGATAACTATTACGAAGGTTCTCTAGGCCACACCCGGCGGTTGCCAGGGCCGGAAGCCGCAGTACCCAACCAACGAGGAATTCGTCATGGCTTTAACAGTAAACACTAACGTCACATCGTTGAACGTTCAGAAGAACCTGAACAAGGCTTCCGATGCTCTGTCCACTTCGATGACCCGTCTGTCGTCCGGCCTGAAAATCAACAGCGCCAAAGACGACGCCGCCGGCCTGCAAATCTCCACTCGTATGACTTCGCAAATCCGCGGTCAGACTGTTGCGATCAAGAACGCCAACGATGGTATCTCCATCGCTCAGACCGCTGAAGGCGCTCTGCAGGAATCCACCAACATTCTGCAGCGTATGCGTGAACTGGCCGTACAGGCACGAAACGACAACAACGGTACAGCTGACCGTGATGCTCTGAACAAAGAATTTGCTCAGATGTCCGACGAGCTGACTCGTATCGCTGATTCGACCAACCTGAACGGCAAGAACCTGATCGACGGTTCCGCTGGCACCATGACCTTCCAGGTCGGTTCCAACACCGGTGCCACCAACCAGATCACTCTGACCCTGAGCGACAGCTTTGACGCTGCTACCCTGAGCGTTGACTCTGGTGCCATCGCGATCAGTGCTGCCGACAGCGCCGAAGCTGAAACCAACACCTCTGCTGCAATCGACGCGATCGACGCTGCTTTGGCGACCATCAACGCCAGTCGTGCGGACCTCGGTGCTGCCCAGAACCGTCTGACCAGCACCATCTCCAACCTGCAGAACATCAACGAAAACGCCGCTGCTGCACTGGGTCGCGTACAAGACACCGACTTCGCTGCTGAAACTGCCCAGCTGACCAAGCAGCAGACTCTGCAACAGGCTTCCACTTCGGTTCTGGCCCAGGCCAACCAACTGCCATCCGCTGTGCTGAAGCTGCTTCAGTAATAGCCGGATGAGTTTTAGCGGGGGAGTGCGCTTGCGTGCTCTCTCGCTTTTTCCGTTCAAGAGGTGATGGACATGGATATGAGCGTGAAGCTGAACTTGTCTTATCCAGCGGCGAAGCCGGCGCCTACAGTGGTCGACAAGCCAGTGGAGAAGCCTCAGGCTGACGTGGCTATTTTGACACCGGTGAGGGAAACTCCGAAAGACGCTGCCGCCGAGCAGGACAAACTGAAGAAAGCCGTCCAGGAAATCGAGAAGTTCGTCCAGTCGGTCAAGCGTAACCTGGAGTTCTCTATCGATGAGCCTTCTGGCAAGGTAGTCGTCAAGGTGATTGCCAGTGGTTCCGGTGAAGTGATTCGTCAGATCCCGAACGAAGAAGTTCTGAAACTGGCCCACAGCTTAAATGATGCAAACAGCTTGTTGTTCAGCGCTGAAGCCTGACAGCTGGCACGAATTTTGTTGCTCTATTCTTTTGGGCGTTGTATTGGCCAAAAGGCCGGCGACACACTGAAGGGAGTATCACAATGGCAAGTCCAATTCTTCCGGGACTGGGTCTAGGCTCAGGCCTTGATACCGGTGCAATCGTCAAGGCACTGGTGGATTCTGACAAAGCGGCCAAGCAAGGCCAGATTGACCGGGCAACCAAGACCAATGCCTCCAATATTTCCGGGATTGGCACCCTGAGAGCCTTATTGGCTACCTTTCAGTCCACGCTGAAGGCCTTAGGCAGCACGACCACTCCCCAATTTACCGGCGTCGCCGCCACTTCCGCCAACACCAGTGCATTGACGGTGACGGCGGGCAACTCCGCAGTAGCTGGTATCTACACGGTAGACGTCGCTCAACTGGCAACTTCTTCAAAAGTTGCGACGGCTGCTTTCGCCGGTGGAGCTTCTAGCGCAGTGGCGAGCGGTACGCTGACTATTAGTCAGGGGGGCACGGATTATGCTCTTGATATCCCGGCAGATTCGACGTTGCAGTCGGTCCGGGACGCCATTAATAGTAAGTATTCCTCCAGCGGACTGACCGCCAACATCGTGACCGACGGCTTCGGTTCACGCCTGGTAGTGGGCTCGACTAAAACCGGTGCGGGTAACGATATTTCCCTTAGTGGCATTGCCAGTCTTGCCGCTGATGGCTCCGTAGCGATGGCTTCGCCACCCACTGCGGCTTCTTCAGGTTCGCTGGGATTTGCCAAGGACGCCATTTTCAAAGTTGACGGCCTGGAAATGACCAGCGCAACCAATAAGCTGGACAACGTGGTCTCGGGCTTGAGCATGACGCTACTCGTTGCGGGCACAGGCCCGACAACCGTTACCGTCGCTACTAATACTGACGGTCTGAAGGCTTCGATCCAGAAGTTCGTCGATGCCTATAATGCCGTTGCGAAGGCTGTGACCTCCCTGACTAAGCCATCGGTAGACGCCGAGGGGAATTCGGTCCCTGCGGCATTGACGGGCGACTCGTTGCCTCGCTCGCTGTTGGCGGCCATTCGCACGCCTTTGTCTGAGGCCGGTTCAGGCGACAAGCTGACCGTTCTTTCTCAGTTGGGGATCACCACCAACCAGACGACTGGCGCTCTGGATTTCGACAGTGGGAAATTTACTGCGGCACTCAATGACAAGCAATTGGGTGGGGAAGTCCAGACGCTGTTCGCTGGTGAAAATGGTCTGCTTGAGCGCATGGATAATGCCATCAAGCCGTACACTGAAGGCAAGACTGGTGCTGGTGGTGTTGGAGGCTCAGAGGCCATCCTGACCACTCGCTCCAAGAACCTGGATCTTCTCAAGGCGAAACTGAGCGAAGAGCAGTTGGCCCTGGACCGTCGCATCGAAACCCTTACCGCGGTACTGACTAAAAAGTACAACGACATGGACACCCTGGTTGGCAAGTTGAAAGCCACCGCCAACAACATCACCTCCATGTTCGAAGCGATGACGGCACAGCAGAAAAACAGCTGATTGTCGACCGATGCATAAAGCCCGGCAACGTGTTGACTACGTTCCGGGCTTTCGGCTTTTCCGACCTAAAGTTTTCTGACGCAGCGTCGATACGCTGTTTATACGAACCGAAGTTTTTTTGATGAGGTAGAACATGAATCCGATGTTAGCCCTTCGCCAATACCAGAAGATTGGCGCCCAGGCGCAAACCTCCGAAGCAAGTCCCCATCGCCTTGTGCAAATGCTCATGGAAGGCGGGCTGGACCGTATCGCCCAAGCCAGAGGCGCGATGGAGCGCAAGGATATTCCAAACAAAGGCATTCTGATCGGCAAGGCCATCGGCATCGTCGGCGGTCTGCGTGAAGGCCTGGATCTGGAAAACCAGGCCGAGTCGGTCGCCGAGCTGGATGCGCTCTACACCTACATGATGAAACGCCTGGCCGAAGCCAACGCCAAGACCGATCCGAAGATCCTCGACGAAGTCGCCGATCTGCTTCGCACGGTCAAGGAAGGCTGGGATGCCATCGCCACGCCTGGTCCGCAATTCTAAGGAGCGCTCCCATGAGTCTTGTCCTGCAGCGAATCGAACAAACCCGTGATGCCCTGGTTGGCGCCTTGGCTGAGCGTAATTGGGAAGCCATTGGTCAACTGGACCTGGCGTGCCGTTCCTGCATGGAGGACGTCTTGAGCGAGTCTGAGGTGGACGAGGCGGCGTTGCGTAATAATCTGGAAGAACTGCTGGGGGTTTATCGCCAACTGCTGGAAGCGGCAACAGGCGAGCGCCAGGCAATCGTGAGCGAAATGTCGCAGATTCATCAGGCGCAGAACGCGGCGAAGGTTTATCACTTGTTCGGCTGATTTAATTTTCAGTTAATACCGAACAAAGTGCGCCATAAATTTGACTGTGCACGATTTTTTGACTTAACTAGTGGCTGTTTACAGATTTCAGGCGTCTACAGGCATGACAAGTCTGCAAGCGTCTAGCTTGCCCCCAAATCCGGGCACTGAGTTGACTAGGGAAGTTGCTATTGCATGTGGCGTGAAACCAAAATTCTCCTGATCGATGACGATAGCGTCCGCCGCCGCGATCTGGCGGTGATCCTGAATTTTCTTGGCGAAGAAAATTTGCCCTGCGGTAGCCATGATTGGCAGCAGGCTGTCGGCTCTCTGTCGTCCAGTCGTGAAGTCATTTGCGTCCTTATCGGGACGGTAAATGCTCCCGCTTCGCTTTTGGGCTTGCTAAAGACACTCTCGACCTGGGATGAGTTCCTTCCAGTTTTGCTGATGGGCGAAAATTCTTCCCTCGACCTGCCGGAAGACCAGCGCCGCCGGGTACTTTCCACCCTGGAAATGCCGCCGAGCTACAGCAAATTGCTCGATTCGCTGCACCGCGCCCAGGTTTATCGCGAAATGTACGACCAGGCGCGTGAGCGCGGCCGGCACCGCGAACCCAACCTTTTCCGCAGCCTCGTCGGCACCAGCCGTGCCATCCAGCACGTGCGCCAGATGATGCAGCAGGTGGCCGACACCGACGCCAGCGTGCTGATCCTGGGCGAATCCGGTACCGGCAAGGAAGTGGTCGCGCGCAACCTGCATTACCATTCCAAGCGCCGCGAAGCGCCCTTCGTGCCGGTCAACTGCGGGGCGATTCCCGCCGAGCTGCTCGAAAGCGAATTGTTCGGCCACGAGAAGGGCGCCTTCACCGGCGCAATCACCAGCCGCGCCGGACGTTTCGAGTTGGCCAACGGCGGCACGCTGTTCCTCGATGAAATCGGCGACATGCCGCTGCCGATGCAGGTCAAGCTGCTGCGCGTCTTGCAGGAGCGCACCTTCGAGCGCGTGGGCAGCAACAAGACCCAGAGCGTCGATGTGCGGATCATCGCCGCGACCCACAAGAACCTCGAGACCATGATTGAGGTCGGCAGCTTCCGCGAAGACCTTTATTACCGTCTCAATGTATTCCCGATCGAAATGGCGCCGCTGCGCGAGCGGGTCGAAGACATCCCGCTGTTGATGAACGAGCTGATCTCGCGCATGGAGCATGAGAAGCGTGGTTCGATCCGCTTCAACTCGGCGGCGATCATGTCCCTCTGCCGTCACGGCTGGCCGGGCAACGTCCGCGAGCTGGCCAACCTGGTGGAGCGCATGGCGATCATGCACCCCTACGGTGTGATCGGCGTGAATGAGCTGCCGAAGAAATTCCGCTACGTCGATGACGAAGACGAGCAAATGGTCGACAGCCTGCGCAGCGACCTGGAAGAGCGGGTGGCGATCAACGGCCATACGCCGGATTTCACCACCAATGCCTTGCTGCCGCCGGAAGGCCTGGACCTCAAGGACTATCTGGGCGGCCTGGAGCAAGGCCTTATCCAGCAGGCTCTGGACGACGCCAACGGCATCGTCGCCCGCGCGGCAGAGCGCTTGCGCATTCGTCGAACCACCCTGGTGGAAAAGATGCGCAAGTACGGCATGAGTCGTCGCGAAGGAGATGAACAGGCGGATGATTGACGCCTGTTTTGCAACCGCCTGATTTTCAGGCGGTTTTTTTTCGGCACGGGTATTGCTACAGCTCTCGCAACGTTCCGTTTAACTGACGGTCAGCCAAGCGAGAGAGCACGATGACCCAAGCCGCCCTGATGTCTTCTGTCCCCGAGCCGGGACATATGCCGTCCGCCGAACAGGCTGGCCGGCTTGGACTTGAACAGGCGTTTTCGCTGTTCAGCCAGATGTCCAGCCAGTTGACCGACTCCTACAGCCTGCTTGAAGCGCGGGTTACCGAGCTCAAGGGTGAGCTGGCGGTGGTCAGTGCCCAACGCATGCAGGAGCTGGCGGAAAAAGAACGCCTGGCCAACCGGCTGCAGAACCTGCTCGACCTCCTGCCCGGCGGCGTCATTGTCATCGATGCCCATGGCTTTGTGCGCGAAGCCAACCCGGCGGCGTGCGAGCTGCTTGGCCTGCCTCTGGAAGGCCAGCTCTGGCGGCACGTCATCGCTCGCTGCTTCGCGCCCCGCGATGACGACGGCCACGAAGTTTCCCTGAAGGATGGTCGACGGTTGTCCATTTCGACCCGTTCGCTGGACGCCGAGCCCGGACAGTTGGTGCTGCTCAACGACCTGACCGAAACCCGTCACTTGCAGGACCAATTGGCCCGCCACGAGCGTCTGTCTTCCCTTGGGCGGATGGTCGCGTCGCTGGCCCATCAGATCCGTACGCCGCTGTCCGCTGCCTTGTTGTACGCCAGCCACCTGACCGAGCAGCAACTGCCGATGGAAACCCAGCAGCGCTTTGCCGGCCGCTTGAAGGAGCGCTTGCATGAGCTGGAACACCAAGTGCGTGACATGCTGGTGTTCGCCCGTGGCGAGTTGCCGCTGACCGACCGCGTCGCGCCCAAGGTGCTGCTGCAGTCTTTGCAGGCCGCAGCACTGACCCATGTGCAGGGCGTGTCGATCCGCTGGCAGTGCGACAGTCATGCGGGCGAGGTGCTGTGCAACCGTGACACGCTGGTGGGCGCGGTATTAAATCTGATTGAAAACGCGATTCAGGCCAGTGACGTTGATGTCCGTCTGAAAGTGCACCTGTATACCCGCGACAACACCCTGCGCCTGTGTGTCAGCGACAGCGGCAGCGGTATCGAGCCGTCCGTGCTGGCACGTCTGGGCGAGCCATTTTTTACCACCAAGACCACTGGAACCGGCCTGGGCCTGACCGTGGTCAAGGCCGTGGCGCGTGCCCATCAGGGCGAATTGCAGCTGCGCTCGCGGCTGGGGCGCGGCACGTGCGCGACGGTGTGCTTGCCGCTGTTTTCCAGCGCGCCAGGGGTGGAGTGAGCAAATGGCGACCAAGGTTTTACTGGTTGAAGATGATCGCGCGCTACGCGAAGCACTCGCCGATACGCTGCTGTTGGCCGGGCATGATTATGCCGCTGTCGGTTCGGCGGAAGAGGCATTGCTTGCGGTCGCCCGTGAGCCATTCAGCCTGGTTGTCAGCGACGTCAACATGCCGGGCATGGACGGCCACCAGTTGCTCGGCCTGCTGCGCGCACGCCAGCCGCAACTGCCAGTCCTGTTGATGACCGCCCACGGCGCCGTCGAGCGGGCGGTGGATGCCATGCGCCAAGGGGCGGCGGATTATCTGGTCAAGCCGTTCGAGCCCAAGGCCCTGTTGGACCTGGTGGCTCGCCACGCCTTGGGTAGCCCTGCTGTCGAGGGCGAGGGGCCGGTGGCCATCGAGCCGGCCAGTGCGCAGTTGCTGGAGTTGGCCGCACGGGTGGCCCGCAGCGATTCAACCGTGTTGATTTCCGGCGAGTCCGGCACAGGCAAGGAAGTCCTGGCCCGGTATATCCATCAGCAATCCCGGCGCGCCAGCGAACCGTTCATTGCCATCAACTGCGCGGCGATTCCCGACAACATGCTCGAGGCGACGCTGTTCGGCCACGAGAAAGGTTCGTTTACCGGCGCCATCGCGGCCCAGCCTGGCAAGTTCGAGCAGGCTGATGGCGGCACCATTCTGCTGGATGAAATTTCCGAGATGCCGCTGGGCCTGCAAGCCAAGCTGCTGCGCGTACTGCAGGAGCGGGAGGTGGAGCGGGTCGGCGCGCGCAAGCCCATCAGCCTGGACATTCGCGTAGTGGCGACGACCAACCGCGACTTGGCCGGGGAAGTGGCGGCGGGGCGCTTTCGTGAAGACCTTTATTACCGGCTGTCGGTTTTCCCGCTGGCCTGGCGTCCACTTCGTGAGCGCACCGCCGATATCCTGCCGCTGGCCGAGCGCCTGCTGGCCAAACACGTCAATAAAATGAAGCACGCGGCGGCGCGGTTGTCCGCCGAGGCGCAGGCCTGCCTGATCGCCTATCCCTGGCCGGGCAATGTCCGGGAACTGGACAACGCTATCCAGCGGGCGCTGATCCTGCAGCAGGGCGGCTTGATCCAGCCGGAAGATTTCTGCCTGGCCGGGCCGGTGGCCTGCGCGCCTTTGCCGGTGTTGCAGTCCGCCCCGGCGCAGATTCCTCCCGGGGAAGTGATGGGGGAAACCGCCGGCGCCCTGGAAGATGACCTGCGCCGTCGCGAATTCCAGATGATCATCGACACCCTGCGCGCCGAACGCGGCCGACGCAAGGAGGCGGCTGAACGCCTCGGTATCAGCCCGCGGACCCTGCGCTACAAACTGGCGCAGATGCGTGATGCCGGGATGGATGTAGAGGCTTATCTCTTCGCCAGTTAAACCATTAAACAAACCCTGTGGGAGCGAGCCTGCTCGCGAAGACAATGGTCCTCGCGACGCGGGCGCCGGCTGACACACCGCTATCCCGAGCAGGCTCGCTCCCACAGGAGCCTGGAAGGATCCGCGCGCGCATTTGTTTCCGACAGCCTCGGAGCTGGCACCCTTGTTGCTACTACCTACGTACCCGCTGAGTAAGTGTCAAAAAAATGCGGGCCGCCAGAGAGAATAGATCATGAGCCAAGGTATTGAATTTAATCGGTTGATGCTGGACATGCGCTCCATGCAGATGGACGCCATGGCCCAGCCTAAATCGGTCGCGGTGCCCCAAGTGGCCGGCAGCAGCTTTTCCGACATGCTCGGTCAGGCCGTCAATAAAGTGAACGATACCCAGCAGGCTTCGAACCAGTTGGCCAGTGCTTTCGAGATTGGCAAAAGTGGCGTCGACCTGACGGACGTAATGATCTCTTCGCAGAAAGCCAGTGTCTCGTTTCAGGCGTTGACCCAGGTACGCAACAAGCTGGTTCAAGCCTATCAAGACATCATGCAGATGCCGGTCTAAGGAAACTATTGAGTCATGGCAGAAGCAGCCGTTGATAACGTTCCAGCCAAGGCAACCCCGGTAGACGGCAAACCGCCGTTGTTCGGTCTGTCTTTCCTGGAAAACCTCTCCGAGATGACCATGCTGCGTCAGGTTGGCCTGTTGGTCGGCCTCGCTGCCAGCGTGGCGATTGGTTTTGCCGTGGTCCTCTGGTCCCAGCAGCCGGACTACCGTCCGCTGTACGGCAGCCTGGAGGGCATGGATGCCAAACAAGTCATGGAAACCCTGGCTTCCGCCGACATTCCTTATACCGTCGAACCCAATTCCGGCGCCTTGCTGGTCAAGGCCGACGACGTCGCGCGCGCACGCCTCAAGCTCGCTGCCGCTGGCGTGACGCCGACCGATGGCAACATTGGATTCGAGATCCTCGACAAGGACCAGGGCCTGGGCACCAGCCAGTTCATGGAAGCGACTCGTTATCGTCGCGGCCTGGAAGGCGAATTGGCGCGGACCATTTCCAGCCTCAACAACGTCAAGGGTGCCCGCGTGCACCTGGCGATTCCGAAAAGCTCGGTATTCGTGCGCGACGAGCGCAAGCCGAGTGCCTCGGTACTGGTCGAACTGTATTCCGGCCGCTCGCTTGAGCCAGGCCAGGTCGTTGCCATTATCAACCTGGTGGCGACTAGCGTTCCCGAGCTGAGCAAGTCGCAGATCACCGTGGTCGACCAGAAGGGCAACCTGTTGTCCGACCAGGCGGAAAACTCCGAACTGACCATGGCCGGCAAGCAATACGATTACAGCCGCCGCATGGAAGGCATGTTCACCCAGCGGGTGCACAACATCCTGCAACCGATCCTCGGCAACGGCCGCTACAAGGCCGAAGTCTCGGCGGACGTGGACTTCAGCGCCGTCGAATCGACTTCCGAGCAGTTCAACCCGGATCAACCGGCGTTGCGCAGCGAGCAGTCGGTGAACGAACAACGTACCGCCAGCAATGGCCCGCAAGGTGTACCGGGTGCCCTGAGCAACCAGCCACCAGCGCCGGCCAGTGCGCCGCAGACCACCGGTGGCGCTACCGCCGCCGCGGGCATGGTGCAGCCAGGCCAGCCGCTGATCGACGCCAATGGCCAGCAGATCATGGACCCGGCCACCGGCCAGCCGATGCTCGCGCCGTACCCGGCCGACAAGCGTCAGCAATCGACCAAGAACTTCGAGCTCGACCGTTCCATCAGCCACACCAAGCAACAGCAGGGCCGTTTGAATCGCCTGTCGGTCGCAGTGGTGGTGGACGATCAGGTCAAGGTCAACCCGGCCAACGGCGAAACCAGCCGCGCGCCATGGAGCGCCGACGAATTGGCGCGCTTCACTCGCCTGGTGCAGGACGCCGTCGGTTTCGACGCCAGCCGTGGCGACAGCGTCAGCGTGATCAACGTACCGTTCTCCCTGGAGCGCGGTGAGGAAATCGCCGACATCCCGTTTTATTCGCAACCCTGGTTCTGGGATGTGGTCAAGCAAGTATTGGGTGTGTTGTTCATCCTGATACTGGTATTTGGTGTGCTGCGTCCGGTGCTCAACAACATCACTGGTGGCGGCAAGAACAAGCAGCTGGCAGGCTTGGGCGATGTAGAGCTGGGAGGCATGGGCGGCCTGGATGGCGAATTGGCCAACGATCGCGTCAGCCTCGGCGGGCCGCAGAGCATCCTGCTGCCAAGCCCGAGCGAAGGCTATGACGCTCAGTTGAACGCCATCAAGAGTCTGGTGGCAGAGGATCCGGGTCGTGTGGCCCAGGTCGTGAAAGAGTGGATTAACGCAGATGAGTGATAATCGAGCCGCTGTTGCCAAATTGTCCCGGGTCGACAAAGCCGCGATCCTGCTGCTGTCCTTGGGTTCGACCGACGCTGCCCAGGTGCTGCGCCACATGGGGCCGAAAGAGGTCCAGCGCGTCGGCGTGGCCATGGCGCAGATGGGCAATGTGCACCGTGAGCAAGTCGAGCAGGTGATGAGCGAGTTCGTCGACATCGTCGGCGATCAGACCAGCCTGGGCGTCGGTTCCGACGACTACGTGCGCAAGATGCTCACCCAGGCCCTGGGCGAGGACAAGGCCAACGGCCTGATCGACCGGATCCTGCTGGGTGGCAATACCAGCGGCCTGGACAGCCTGAAGTGGATGGAGCCGCGCGCGGTCGCCGACGTGATCCGTTACGAGCACCCGCAGATCCAGGCGATCGTCGTCGCGTACCTCGATCCGGACCAGGCCGGTGAAGTGCTGGGCAACTTCGACCACAAAGTGCGCCTCGACATCATCCTGCGGGTGTCGTCGTTGAACACCGTGCAGCCAGCGGCCCTGAAAGAATTGAACCAGATTCTCGAGAAGCAGTTCTCGGGCAACTCCAATGCTTCGCGCACCACCCTGGGCGGTATCAAGCGCGCGGCGGACATCATGAACTTCCTCGACAGTTCGATCGAAGGTCAACTGATGGACTCGATCCGCGAAGTCGACGAAGACCTGTCCGGTCAGATCGAAGACCTCATGTTCGTGTTCAACAACCTGGCCGATGTCGACGACCGCGGTATCCAGGCACTGTTGCGCGAAGTGTCCTCCGATGTGCTGGTGCTGGCCCTCAAGGGTTCGGACGAAGGCGTCAAGGAGAAGATCTTCAAGAACATGTCCAAACGGGCGGCCGAACTGTTGCGCGACGACCTCGAGGCCAAGGGCCCGGTGCGCGTCAGCGATGTGGAAACCGCACAGAAGGAAATCCTCACCATCGCCCGCCGTATGGCCGAAGCCGGAGAAATCGTGCTCGGTGGCAAGGGCGGCGAAGAGATGATCTAAGGTCGTTATGTCTGCCAAGAGCGATGATTCACCCAGCGACCTGATCCGCGCCCGCGACGTCGGTGGTTTCGACGTCTGGTCGCTGCCCAGCTTCGATCCATACGTGCCGGAGCCTGAGCCTGCACCGGTGGAAGAGCTGCCGGAGATGGAAGAGGTGCCGCTGGAGGAAGTCCAGCCGCTGACTCTCGAAGAAGTCGAGAGCATTCGCCAGGAGGCCTACAACGAAGGCTTCGCCATCGGCGAAAAGGAAGGCTTCCACAGCACCACGATCAAGGTCCGCCAGGAAGCCGACGTGGCGCTGACGGCCAAGCTGCGGGCGCTGGAATCGCTGATGCTGAACCTGTTCGAGCCCATCGCCGAGCAGGACACCCAGATCGAGAAATCCCTGGTCGGGCTGGTGCAGCACATCACCCGGCAAGTGATCCAGCGCGAGCTGGCCATCGATTCGAGCCAGATCGAGCATGTCATGCGCGAGGCCCTCAAGCTGCTGCCCCTGGGCGTCGGCAATGTGCGGCTGTACATCAATCCGCAGGACTTCGAGCTGGTCAAGGCCTTGCGTGAGCGTCACGAGGAAAGCTGGCGCATCGTCGAGGATGAGACCTTGCTGCCCGGCGGTTGCCGGGTGGAAACCGAGCACAGCCGCATCGATGCAACAATCGAAACACGCATCAGCCAGGTCATGGCCAAGCTGTTCGACCAATTGCACGAGCAGGCCCTGCATCCGGCTCCGGCCGACCTCAGCCTGGAGTTGCCGGACGAACCGGAGGCCGCCGTTATCGCCGATCCGGACGCGGCCGAACTGATTGCTGCCGAAGT includes:
- the fleR gene encoding sigma-54-dependent response regulator transcription factor FleR — its product is MATKVLLVEDDRALREALADTLLLAGHDYAAVGSAEEALLAVAREPFSLVVSDVNMPGMDGHQLLGLLRARQPQLPVLLMTAHGAVERAVDAMRQGAADYLVKPFEPKALLDLVARHALGSPAVEGEGPVAIEPASAQLLELAARVARSDSTVLISGESGTGKEVLARYIHQQSRRASEPFIAINCAAIPDNMLEATLFGHEKGSFTGAIAAQPGKFEQADGGTILLDEISEMPLGLQAKLLRVLQEREVERVGARKPISLDIRVVATTNRDLAGEVAAGRFREDLYYRLSVFPLAWRPLRERTADILPLAERLLAKHVNKMKHAAARLSAEAQACLIAYPWPGNVRELDNAIQRALILQQGGLIQPEDFCLAGPVACAPLPVLQSAPAQIPPGEVMGETAGALEDDLRRREFQMIIDTLRAERGRRKEAAERLGISPRTLRYKLAQMRDAGMDVEAYLFAS
- a CDS encoding PAS domain-containing sensor histidine kinase, translated to MTQAALMSSVPEPGHMPSAEQAGRLGLEQAFSLFSQMSSQLTDSYSLLEARVTELKGELAVVSAQRMQELAEKERLANRLQNLLDLLPGGVIVIDAHGFVREANPAACELLGLPLEGQLWRHVIARCFAPRDDDGHEVSLKDGRRLSISTRSLDAEPGQLVLLNDLTETRHLQDQLARHERLSSLGRMVASLAHQIRTPLSAALLYASHLTEQQLPMETQQRFAGRLKERLHELEHQVRDMLVFARGELPLTDRVAPKVLLQSLQAAALTHVQGVSIRWQCDSHAGEVLCNRDTLVGAVLNLIENAIQASDVDVRLKVHLYTRDNTLRLCVSDSGSGIEPSVLARLGEPFFTTKTTGTGLGLTVVKAVARAHQGELQLRSRLGRGTCATVCLPLFSSAPGVE
- a CDS encoding sigma-54 dependent transcriptional regulator; the encoded protein is MWRETKILLIDDDSVRRRDLAVILNFLGEENLPCGSHDWQQAVGSLSSSREVICVLIGTVNAPASLLGLLKTLSTWDEFLPVLLMGENSSLDLPEDQRRRVLSTLEMPPSYSKLLDSLHRAQVYREMYDQARERGRHREPNLFRSLVGTSRAIQHVRQMMQQVADTDASVLILGESGTGKEVVARNLHYHSKRREAPFVPVNCGAIPAELLESELFGHEKGAFTGAITSRAGRFELANGGTLFLDEIGDMPLPMQVKLLRVLQERTFERVGSNKTQSVDVRIIAATHKNLETMIEVGSFREDLYYRLNVFPIEMAPLRERVEDIPLLMNELISRMEHEKRGSIRFNSAAIMSLCRHGWPGNVRELANLVERMAIMHPYGVIGVNELPKKFRYVDDEDEQMVDSLRSDLEERVAINGHTPDFTTNALLPPEGLDLKDYLGGLEQGLIQQALDDANGIVARAAERLRIRRTTLVEKMRKYGMSRREGDEQADD
- the fliE gene encoding flagellar hook-basal body complex protein FliE, whose product is MSQGIEFNRLMLDMRSMQMDAMAQPKSVAVPQVAGSSFSDMLGQAVNKVNDTQQASNQLASAFEIGKSGVDLTDVMISSQKASVSFQALTQVRNKLVQAYQDIMQMPV